The genomic DNA attctgattggctgggcctggctcccctaCCCCTGCCCTGTCATGTGAAACCCATTAGCAtctaatacatttatttcaattgactgatttccttatattgaACTcaataaaatcattgaaattgttgcaggtTTCGTTTATATTTGATACACAACTGGCTGGGACATAAGACCACCTTTGAGGTCTGACACTATTtgacaaactttgattttggAGTGGATTGTCCCTTTTAATGTGGAGGAGACCATCGATTACAAATTCAAATGTTGAAATACTTAATaaaaaacattacacacacagttGGCCTCTGTTCCTAACAATATCCGAGTTCCATTGCTCTGTCCTGATGAATCCGGATACGTCGCTTGATTGGTCATCCTGGCTGCTGCCTGTCACAGGGAAGGGAGGACAACATTTAACAACATGGATGATTGAAAATACCTGAGAATTCGACACAGTCTTGGATAACAGCAAACTGCAAACATGACAAATGGTCAGTTTGATGAGACGTGTGTCATTTTATAGGTAATCTTGCAGGAGATGCACTGTTTTGAAAGGAAAGAAGTAGACATTGGCTGTCTGGCTGGACGGACGTTAGTTAAGCTCTGATTCCATTTCTGCTACTTTTGTAACTAGCATAGATTTCTGGTGACGTGGCTGCAGACCGTCGCCAGCCAACATCAATTAGATAACGTTTGGATTTATTAACATAAAAAGTGCATGGTCAATTTGGAACCAAAAACGAGTTATGGGCAAGGATACGTCCAGTTGGTGGCTATCTAACGTTAGCTATAGGCCAGTATTGGAGTGAAGGAGCCTAATGGGACCTGTTCTGTTTAAATGGCGAATTGGCTCTGGAAGCCTAAACAGCCGAATACTCCCATCTAAACGGGAATCGATTCTAGAAACAACCCTCTACtttcacatcacatcacatacatcatcaacaacaacaaaacaaattcagCGGTTACTGTACACTGTTTTAACAGTTGCAGTCAACACTATTTTACATTTCCAACACATTTATGGTGTCTGTCTTCCGTTGACACAAAGGTGTCCGGAGAAGCAGATAACGAATAAGCACAGGTACAATAGTCCACTCACGTCTTCTCCGTAAACAAGCGCTGTAACATGGACATATGGGAACCCTACTCCTATCAAGCTGTGTGTCAATATTTAGTTTTTTGAAAAATTATTTCTCGCCCATATTATAGATACGATCCATATGCTCCCAAACCTTACCGCAAGCGATgcgtgttaatgttcagaccgaaCATTTAGGCTCTTACCAAAACCCTTTACAGAAGACTCGTTTGTCCAATGACGCTtgtgtaatggaactgagacttGATCAAGGGCTAGCTGTATCTGGCTAGTTTGCTATCTACCTACCTATCTATGTGATGTTTGGTGGCCAGTTTACTGACTCCTACAGCCATCTATGCAACACTGCTTTTGTACATTATATTAACATAAGTGACAATTGTTTGTAATGGTATCTAGCTGTGGTTCCACACAGGTATCAAGTGTAGCCTAGCTGTCGAACAGGTTTAATTGgcaatgttgttttttttaccatTGCTGTAGACCTCAACGTTATTGTGTGCCAGCTACATCAAGATGCAATCTGTCAAACTATTGTTGTCGTTGAAATATTCAACTATCCTAAGTAATGCTAGTTCATCTTTGAATATTGAATGACCAGCCATGTGTACAGATGTCATCTTCAAACCAAATTCTTATTATTTTCTCTTCTCCACCCGTCAGTGTACTCGTTCGATGGGATTGTGGTGTTTGGGCTTCTGTACATCTGTACGTGTGCGTACCTCAAGAAGGTGCCTCGCTTAAACAGTTGGCTACTTTCTGAGAAGAAGGGAGTGTGGGGGGTGTTCTATAAAGGTAAGACCTCAATCAATCTGTCATCTATGTAATAGAACAATGGAAAATAAATACTGGTTATGTGTTTCTGACTACAATCAAAGAGCTATGCTACAGCTTCACCACAGTGAAGCAGAGAGGTCCACTACTACAGCTTCACCACAGTGAAGCAGAGAGGTCCACTACTACAGCTTCACCACAGTGAAGCAGAGGTTCACTACTACAGCTTCACCACAGTGAACCAGAGAGGTTCACTACTACAGCTTCACCACAGTGAAGCAGAGAGGTTCACTACTACAGCTTCACCACAGTGAAGCAGAGAGGTCCACTACTACAGCTTCACCACAGTGAAGCAGAGAGGTCCACTACTACAGCTTCACCATAGTCTGAAGTAGAGAGGTTCTCTACTACAGCTTCACCATAGTCTGAAGTAGAGAGGTTCACTACTACAGCTTCACCATAGTCTGAAGTAGAGAGGTCCACTACTACAGCTTCACCATAGTCTGAAGCAGAGAGGTTCACTACTACAGCTTCACCATAGTCTGAAGCAGAGAGGTCCACTACTACAGCTTCACCATAGTCTGAAGCAGAGATGTCCACTACTACAGCTTCACCATAGTCTGAAGCAGAGAGGTTCACTACTACAGCTTCACCATAGTCTGAAGCAGAGAGGTCCACTACTACAGCTTCACCATAGTCTGAAGCAGAGAGGTCCACTACTACAGCGTCACCATAGTCTGAAGCAGAGAGGTCCACTACTACAGCTTCACCATAGTCTGAAGCAGAGAGGTCCACTACTACAGCTTCACCAtataccaatttgtaagtcgctctggataagagcgtctgctaaatgacttaaatgtaaatgtaaatgtaatagtctGAAGCAGAGAGGTCCACTACTACAGCTTCACCATAGTCTGAAGCAGAGACTGTCTGTCTTTTTttctcccttgttctctctcccactcttatcttcctgtttctctctgtccatctctccactctgtatccctctcctcaatctcactcttcctctctccccctctatcttcttctgactctctttctctctctgtctttctgcctctcagCTGCAGTGATTGGGACCAGACTCCACCATGCTGTGGCTATAACCTGTCTGTCGATGGCATTGTACCTCGTTTTCTTAAAGTGACAGCGTCAGTCTGGACTGAGATGGACTGATCCAGGGCAGGCTTGGCTGGGCTTTGCAGAGCTGGATTGGGCTGCACTGGGTTGCCACCCATGGAAACTTAGGACCGTGTGCCCCCAGAACACCAATTCATTCACCCAGTAACCTCAAAGGACATGTATAAAGGACAAGCTAAtactgcccccaggtggtgataAAGATCCCAGTCACTCTCTGCACTCTTCTACACCTGTGTGCGTCCCAAAAACATCTCCTTTCTCCTGAAGTGAGCACTCGTTCACTACACCCCACAtataaaagcattggattggggTTGGCATGGGGCTAGGACGTTTCCATATACCAGTGATTTCTGTTCAGAGATTATGAAGGGGAGTGTTCAAGTGCACATttagggagaaaggagagacgaCAGGGACGCAGGCATTGTATCCATCCCTGCACGACACCACCGGCACCCAGTTAAACCTGTGCTTTCTGTACACATCCCATTAGAACACGGTTTGTCAATCTATTCTCCAGGGGCACATTTTTGTCTTAGCTCAGCACTAACACATCATTTCCCTCCATGTCTTTTTCCCCACaccaaatacacacacaacaatttatagacaaacagaaacaacTACGACATTTCCCGTGCCCAGACCCGCATGCTCACAcacccatccctagtgcctgcattgTTTGCCACATGGCCTGAAAcggcaccattttgtttctctgtAGCCCACGCACTTTCAATATTCAAATAATAAATCATAGATAtttccattgtgttaatgatGGTGGATTGATTCATTTCCAAGTTTTTAGTATGTGTTTTTCAAGATGAGAATTACCAAACCCATCGGGTATCTCACTAAACCCCCAAATGCATATCTTGAAATATGCCGACAGACACGTTCAACGGATTTAAcaatatttaacttttttttttactaggcaagtcagttaagaaaaaatcttatttacaatgactgcctaccccctCAGCCAAACTttcccctaacccggaccacgctgggccaattgtgcgctgccctatgggactcacaggcgattgtgacacagcctgggaacgaaccagggtctgtagtgatgcctctaccACTGcaatgcagtgacttagaccggtgcgccactcgggaggcctgggAGGCTTCTGTATATGCATGATGATCAGTCATGATAGCTGATGTCGGTGGTTTATGACAACTAACTTAACTCTGCCATCATGGCACGAACCAGTTATATGTGGCCGTGAGCCTGCTGGAGGTCAGCCATCAGTGTGTCAAGCCAATTAGCTGACCCAAACAATGGTCTATACAGGGACAGTGGCTTTTTTTTCTCATTCTGATATTATGTTTTACCAGGCTCACAATATACTGTACTTATAATAATTAatttgctctctcactctctcactctctgtgtgagCAGTTGCAACACCGGTTTCCCTtgaaaagagagggatggatgatTAGACGTAATCACATTTGACCTGCATAGGGCTGTAAACTGCACCTGTTCAACATGTCACAACattcactgctgctgctgctcaaaGCTACTGCCGAGTCCACtctcagaggagagagagcttcTTCTGAAGACAACACCAACATTTTGCTTTGaagtgtgtgcatgtctgtttgAAAGAGAACGTGTACCAGAATTAAGATCTATCAAGATAATACATGCTTTCTTCTCTCAGAGCAGCAGTCTATCTAAAATGTGACTGTAAAACTGCGCACAGATAAGGCTGTTCTTTTAGGATGTACTgtacggtgcattcagaaagtattcagaccccttgacttttttccacattttgttacgttacaaacttattctaaaatgtatcaaataaaaaatgttcctcaacaatctacacacaataccccataatgaccaaatgatacgtttttagaaatgtataaaaaataacaaataccttatttacataagtattcagaccctttgagactcgaaatagagctcaggtgcatcctgtttccgtggatcatccttgagatgtttctacaactcgattggagtccacctgtggtaaattatattgattggacatgatctggaaaggcacacacctgtctatataaggtcccacagttgacagtgcatgtcagagcaaaaaccaagccatgaggtcaaaggaattgttcgtagagctccgagacaggattttgtcgaggcacagatctggagaagggaaccaaaacatttcagcagcattgaaggtccccaagaacacagtggcctccatcattctgcagcattgaaggtccccaacaacacagtggcctccattattctgcagcattgaaggtccccaacaacacagtggcctccatcattctgcagcattgaaggtccccgacaacacagtggcctccatcattcttaaatggaagaaatttggaaccaccaagactcctccaAGAGCTggacgcccggccaaactgagcaattcggggagaagggccttggtcagggaggtgaccaagaacctgatgatcactgacagagttcctctgtggagatgggagaatcttccagaaggacaaccatctctgcagcactccaccaatcaggcctctatggtagagtggccagacggaagccactcctcagtaaaaggaacatgacagccagcttggagtttgccaaaaggcacctaaagactgactatgaaaaacaagattctctggtctgatgaaaccaagatttaactttttggcctgaatgccaagcgtcac from Oncorhynchus keta strain PuntledgeMale-10-30-2019 chromosome 10, Oket_V2, whole genome shotgun sequence includes the following:
- the LOC118388199 gene encoding protein kish-B, with product MTNVYSFDGIVVFGLLYICTCAYLKKVPRLNSWLLSEKKGVWGVFYKAAVIGTRLHHAVAITCLSMALYLVFLK